Below is a window of bacterium DNA.
AGATAGGGTTTTACCAGAAGGCCGGTGAACTGCTTGCTGAAGCAGGGGAATATGACCAGGCGGCACCTTGCCTGTTAAGGACTCTTCAGGAGAGAAGCAGCAGGCGTGATTCATCCCTTACCCTTGAAGAGGATGCTGTTTCAGGAAATATCGCGCGTCTCGGGGCAAAATGTTTTCTTGACACTGGACAGAAGCTAAAAGCAGCTCAGGCTCTTGAACTGGGCGGCCTGTTTTCAGATGCCGGACACCTTTATGAGGAACTGGGTGAGAAGAGCAAGGCTTCAGAGGTTTATATCAGGGGTAAGGATACAACCTCCGCAGCCAGGGTTCTTGAATCATCTGACCATGCGGACGAAGGTGCACTCCGGGTTGCCGAAGCCCTGGTCCAAGAGGGCAAACCCATCGAGGCGGCTGACCTTTTTGCACGGTTGGGGGAGTGGAACAGAGCAGCCAAACTATTCATTGAAAACGACCTGAAGGATCTGGCTGTAGAAGCTTATGCTCAGCATGGAGACCATAAATCAGCAGCTGACCTGCTCGTTGAGATGGGAAAACCCTCCGAAGCGGCATCGATGCTAATGGAAGCCGGAAAACCGGAGGATGCTGCCCGTATCTATGGAAAGCTTGGCGAAAAGGAAAATGAACTTGGTGCTCTGGTCAAGGCTGGTGCCCATTTCCAGGCGGCAAAACACTTTCTTGACCTCGGTAAAGAGACAGAAGCTACTGAGGAGCTTCAAAAGGTTGAACCTGAGGATACAAACTTCAAAGAGGCTAACGCTCTTCTTGGGGCGATTTTCTTCAAAAAGAAGCAGTGGTCCATTGCAATTGCAAGCTACCAGAACGCCCTTACTGATGAAAATGTCAGGCGGGACAATCTGGAATCTTTCTACCGGTACGCCTCATCTCTCAAGGAAGACGGACAGCTTCAGGGAGCTCTTTCCATACTCGAAAAAATTCTCCTGGTTGATTATCACTACAGAGATATCAAGGACCAGGTTCAGAGCATTAAAGGGGTCTTAAGCGCATCTTCACCTGAATTGAGTTCGCCCTTCGTGCCGTCATCCCCTGACGCTACGATGGTTGCCCGGGGCGGGGATCAGACCGGGAAGTCCAACAGATACCAGATCATCGAAGAGCTTGGCCGTGGAGGGATGGGGATCGTCTACAAGGCGAGCGACAACCTCCTGGACAGGATCGTTGCCTATAAAGTGCTCCCACCCCATGTTCAAAAGGACAGGAAGATATTGGACATGTTCCTAAGGGAGGCCCGGTCGGCGGCTCGCCTTTCACACCCTAACATCGTCACGATCTTTGACGCTGATGAGGCTCGGGGAGAGTTTTTCATTATCATGGAGCTGGTTGAGGGAGACTCATTAAAGGAGCTTCTCCTTCAACAGGGGAAATTCCCGGTAAAAACAGCCCTTGTTCTGGCCGCACAGGTTTTCAAAGCCCTGGCATATGCCCATGAAAAAGGAATCGTTCACAGGGATATTAAACCTGCAAACCTCCTCTGGGCAAAATCGGACAAACAGGTAAAGATCACTGATTTTGGACTGGCCCGGGTTATCGAGGAGGGGAGAAAGACCCACACACAAATGGCGGGGACCCCTTATTACATGGCTCCGGAACAGATTCTCGGTGGGACGGTGGATCATCAGGCCGACCAGTACGCCATGGGCATTACACTCTATGAATTTGTTACAGGCACAGTCCCGTTTAAGGAAGGGGACGTCCTTTATCACCACGTACACACTCAACCACAGCCACCGGAAACTCACAACCCGGAACTGTCTCAACCTCTCTCCAATTTCATCATGAAATGTATCGACAAGGACCCGGACAAGCGCTTCCCGGATGTGGTTGCCGCCCTGGTGGAGTTGAGGACACTATTAACTTAAAATCATTGGACGCGGAGACTCGGGGAAGGGGAGTGTAGGCGAGGAGAGAGCACAGCGACCGAGCGGCCAGGCGAAAAATCAGAAAAATTAAATGTAAATTCTCCGCGTCTCCTTTTCTCCGCGTCCCCGTGTCAAGCGGTTGTATTTACCTGAAAACTCCGTGTCACCGAATCACCGTGTCTGATCACTACCCCGCCGGATGCTTCGTCCCTTCGAGCTTCGCGTCAGCAAAATCGGTTCCAACGATTGTGGCTCCTGTCATGTCGGCCCGGGAAAAATCGGCCCCTCCCACGTTGGCCCTTGAAAGATCGGCGCTGATAAGGTTGCTCCCTGTAAGGTCTGAACCCAGCAGGTTGCATCCGGTCATTTTAGCACCTTGAAAATCGCCACCTGAAATGAGACATTTTTTTAGTTTGGCCTCTTTAAGGTTGGCGCCCACAAAGGATGACTTTACGAAAGATGATGATTCAGCCGCTGCGTAGGTCATCCTCGCATAACTGAGATCGCATTCTGAAAAATTCCCTGCATTCAGAACTGCCTGGGACATTTCCGCTCCCCTGAACACCGACTTGGGGTATGCCCCACCGGACAAATCAGCGCCGGTCAGGTTGGCAAGGGCAAAATCTGCACCGGAGGAGCGGGTCCCCTTGAGATTGGCTTTTAACATCGTCGCCTCAACAAACCCCGCTGAAAACAGGGCGGATTCCTCCAGGTTAACTCGGGTTAATACAGCCTCTTTGAGATCGCTGCCCGACAGGTCTGATCTATAAAGCACTGCCTTTGAAAAGTTGGACCTTATCATGGAAGCTCCCCTGAAGTTTGCCTCCTCAAGTCTGACCTCCTCGAAATCAGTTTCATTGCAATTGGTGAAAGGAGCCTGCAAGTTTGCCCCGGTAGCCCTGCGGACTTTCGCCCCAGTGAGACGAGCACCCGAAAGATCGCAGTTACCCAGCTTGGAGTCGTCAAGTACAGCTCCCGCAAGGTTCGAACCGGCACACATGGCCCCCGTCAGATCAACACCCGTCAAAAGACATTTTGAAAGATCCGCATTTTCCATATGTACGCCGTTCAGGTTGGCATAGGAAAGGTCGGCATCCGAAAGATCAGCCCCGGTGAGCGTTGCGCTGGTAAGGTCAGCATACTGGAGATTGGCACCCTTAAGCTGGATTTTAGAAAGATCTTCACCCCGAAGAGAT
It encodes the following:
- a CDS encoding protein kinase: MFDAFQIQIEYYLAKLSIPSPWGIDLFDSITVMAGGLSFLFFLVFIMVNRAPRSREEDERSVRLLLKKAKKAEKKDSFKEAGDLYLSARHYMKAAKVFVKIEDFEKAAESCLLNNDYANAAKCLVRIGDHAQAAELFLKARDYTNAAQNLYTIGRLGEAAPLFAKGGHPDKAAECYLKIGFYQKAGELLAEAGEYDQAAPCLLRTLQERSSRRDSSLTLEEDAVSGNIARLGAKCFLDTGQKLKAAQALELGGLFSDAGHLYEELGEKSKASEVYIRGKDTTSAARVLESSDHADEGALRVAEALVQEGKPIEAADLFARLGEWNRAAKLFIENDLKDLAVEAYAQHGDHKSAADLLVEMGKPSEAASMLMEAGKPEDAARIYGKLGEKENELGALVKAGAHFQAAKHFLDLGKETEATEELQKVEPEDTNFKEANALLGAIFFKKKQWSIAIASYQNALTDENVRRDNLESFYRYASSLKEDGQLQGALSILEKILLVDYHYRDIKDQVQSIKGVLSASSPELSSPFVPSSPDATMVARGGDQTGKSNRYQIIEELGRGGMGIVYKASDNLLDRIVAYKVLPPHVQKDRKILDMFLREARSAARLSHPNIVTIFDADEARGEFFIIMELVEGDSLKELLLQQGKFPVKTALVLAAQVFKALAYAHEKGIVHRDIKPANLLWAKSDKQVKITDFGLARVIEEGRKTHTQMAGTPYYMAPEQILGGTVDHQADQYAMGITLYEFVTGTVPFKEGDVLYHHVHTQPQPPETHNPELSQPLSNFIMKCIDKDPDKRFPDVVAALVELRTLLT
- a CDS encoding pentapeptide repeat-containing protein, with the translated sequence MADYTPEEVLNKNKRGNSLAGAYLVRISLRGEDLSKIQLKGANLQYADLTSATLTGADLSDADLSYANLNGVHMENADLSKCLLTGVDLTGAMCAGSNLAGAVLDDSKLGNCDLSGARLTGAKVRRATGANLQAPFTNCNETDFEEVRLEEANFRGASMIRSNFSKAVLYRSDLSGSDLKEAVLTRVNLEESALFSAGFVEATMLKANLKGTRSSGADFALANLTGADLSGGAYPKSVFRGAEMSQAVLNAGNFSECDLSYARMTYAAAESSSFVKSSFVGANLKEAKLKKCLISGGDFQGAKMTGCNLLGSDLTGSNLISADLSRANVGGADFSRADMTGATIVGTDFADAKLEGTKHPAG